The following coding sequences are from one Pelmatolapia mariae isolate MD_Pm_ZW linkage group LG4, Pm_UMD_F_2, whole genome shotgun sequence window:
- the LOC134625620 gene encoding phosphoinositide-interacting protein-like isoform X1 codes for MVEDVSQEVMPGSPENIPLGECTLSQSRDQLTPPSRTESTVFSLSRTESVWTTENSPKRSEVFWFPIHLMSTGGSFLACGIIISGLYFAGHCRKVTNILGPALLSIGLMVFVVGVVLIPITKENRKRSKMKKPLSYYRPPVFNL; via the exons ATGGTAGAAGATG TCAGCCAGGAAGTCATGCCAGGGAGCCCAGAGAACATCCCCCTGGGGGAGTGCACGCTGTCCCAGTCCAGGGACCAGCTCACGCCCCCGAGCCGCACGGAGAGCACCGTGTTCAGCCTGTCCCGCACTGAGTCTGTTTGGACTACGGAGAATTCCCCCAAGAGGTCTGAGGTCTTTTGGTTCCCCATCCACCTCATGTCTACCGGGGGCAGCTTCCTGGCATGTGGCATCATCATCAGCGGCCTTTACTTCGCTGGCCACTGCCGGAAAGTCACCAACATCCTGGGACCAGCCCTGCTGTCCATTGGATTGATGGTTTTTGTGGTGGGCGTGGTCCTGATTCCTATTACCAAAGAGAACAGGAAGCGGTCGAAAATGAAGAAGCCCCTGAGTTATTACAGGCCTCCGGTGTTTAACCTGTGA
- the LOC134625620 gene encoding phosphoinositide-interacting protein-like isoform X2 — MPGSPENIPLGECTLSQSRDQLTPPSRTESTVFSLSRTESVWTTENSPKRSEVFWFPIHLMSTGGSFLACGIIISGLYFAGHCRKVTNILGPALLSIGLMVFVVGVVLIPITKENRKRSKMKKPLSYYRPPVFNL; from the coding sequence ATGCCAGGGAGCCCAGAGAACATCCCCCTGGGGGAGTGCACGCTGTCCCAGTCCAGGGACCAGCTCACGCCCCCGAGCCGCACGGAGAGCACCGTGTTCAGCCTGTCCCGCACTGAGTCTGTTTGGACTACGGAGAATTCCCCCAAGAGGTCTGAGGTCTTTTGGTTCCCCATCCACCTCATGTCTACCGGGGGCAGCTTCCTGGCATGTGGCATCATCATCAGCGGCCTTTACTTCGCTGGCCACTGCCGGAAAGTCACCAACATCCTGGGACCAGCCCTGCTGTCCATTGGATTGATGGTTTTTGTGGTGGGCGTGGTCCTGATTCCTATTACCAAAGAGAACAGGAAGCGGTCGAAAATGAAGAAGCCCCTGAGTTATTACAGGCCTCCGGTGTTTAACCTGTGA